One Thauera sp. K11 DNA window includes the following coding sequences:
- a CDS encoding sulfite exporter TauE/SafE family protein translates to MEFDVWWLAYPVLGAGVGFFAGLLGVGGGGIMVPMLTTFFVAQGFPYEQVVHMSLGTSMASIVLTSISSLRAHQQHGAVRWDIVKGITPSILLGTFGGTFIAARVDTAPLAIFFSIFMAYVSLQMLVNIKPKPSRDIPGPVGLSLAGAGIGGVSALVAIGGGSLSVPFMTWCNVKMQHAIGTSAAIGLPIAAAGTVGYMVNGWGAPDMPAHTLGYIYLPALVLVSVVSMAVAPVGASLAHKLPVSVLKKIFAGVLIALSLKMLHSLFG, encoded by the coding sequence ATGGAATTCGACGTGTGGTGGCTGGCCTACCCGGTGCTCGGCGCGGGGGTGGGCTTCTTTGCCGGACTGCTCGGTGTCGGCGGCGGCGGGATCATGGTGCCGATGCTGACGACCTTCTTCGTCGCCCAGGGCTTTCCCTACGAGCAGGTGGTGCATATGTCGCTGGGGACGTCGATGGCGAGCATCGTCCTCACCTCGATCTCCAGCCTGCGCGCCCACCAGCAACACGGCGCGGTACGCTGGGACATCGTCAAGGGCATCACCCCGAGCATTCTGCTGGGCACCTTCGGCGGCACCTTCATCGCAGCGCGCGTGGACACCGCGCCGCTGGCCATCTTCTTTTCGATCTTCATGGCCTACGTGTCGCTGCAGATGCTGGTCAACATCAAGCCCAAACCCTCGCGCGACATTCCCGGCCCGGTCGGCCTGAGCCTGGCGGGTGCCGGCATTGGCGGCGTGTCGGCGCTGGTGGCGATCGGCGGCGGCTCCCTGTCGGTGCCCTTCATGACCTGGTGCAACGTCAAGATGCAGCATGCGATCGGCACTTCGGCGGCGATCGGCCTGCCGATCGCGGCGGCGGGCACCGTCGGCTACATGGTCAATGGCTGGGGCGCGCCGGACATGCCGGCCCACACGCTGGGCTACATCTACCTGCCGGCGCTGGTGCTGGTGAGCGTGGTGAGCATGGCGGTGGCGCCGGTCGGCGCCAGCCTTGCCCACAAGCTGCCTGTGTCCGTGCTGAAGAAGATCTTTGCCGGCGTGCTGATCGCACTGTCGCTGAAGATGCTGCACAGCCTGTTCGGCTGA
- the ilvD gene encoding dihydroxy-acid dehydratase, protein MPQYRSRTSTAGRNMAGARALWRATGMKDGDFEKPIIAIANSFTQFVPGHVHLKDLGQLVAREIEAAGGVAKEFNTIAVDDGIAMGHGGMLYSLPSRELIADSVEYMCNAHTADALVCISNCDKITPGMLMAALRLNIPAIFVSGGPMEAGKVKWEAKVISLDLVDAMVKAADKHCSDEEVEAIERSACPTCGSCSGMFTANSMNCLTEALGLSLPGNGTTLATHADRERLFREAGRRIVDLARRCYEGDDASVLPRSIASFEAFENAMSLDVAMGGSTNTVLHLLAAAREAGVDFTMKDIDRISRRVPCLCKVAPAVPDVHIEDVHRAGGIMSILGELDRAGLLHTDVPTVHSASMAEALAKWDIKRTSDETVHTFFRAAPGGVPTQVAFSQDRRWKELDADREAGVIRTREHAFTADGGLAVLYGNIAEKGCIVKTAGVDESIWTFTGKARVYESQEDAVDGILGEQVQAGDVVVIRYEGPKGGPGMQEMLYPTSYLKSRGLGAQCALLTDGRFSGGTSGLSIGHASPEAACGGAIALVEDGDTIEIDIPNRRIHLEVGEEELARRRAAMEARGRAAWRPARRERAVSAALQAYAALTTSADTGAVRDVTQVQR, encoded by the coding sequence ATGCCCCAGTACCGTTCCCGCACTTCCACCGCCGGCCGCAACATGGCGGGTGCCCGCGCGCTGTGGCGCGCCACCGGCATGAAGGACGGCGACTTCGAAAAGCCGATCATCGCGATCGCCAACAGTTTCACCCAGTTCGTGCCGGGCCACGTGCACCTGAAGGACCTCGGCCAGCTCGTCGCGCGCGAGATCGAGGCGGCCGGCGGCGTGGCCAAGGAATTCAATACCATCGCCGTCGACGACGGCATCGCCATGGGCCACGGCGGCATGCTGTACTCGCTGCCCTCGCGCGAGCTGATCGCCGACAGCGTCGAATACATGTGCAACGCCCACACCGCCGACGCGCTGGTGTGCATCTCGAACTGCGACAAGATCACCCCGGGCATGCTGATGGCGGCGCTGCGCCTCAACATCCCGGCGATCTTCGTGTCCGGCGGGCCGATGGAGGCTGGCAAGGTGAAATGGGAAGCCAAGGTGATCTCGCTCGACCTCGTCGACGCGATGGTCAAGGCGGCCGACAAGCACTGCTCCGACGAGGAGGTCGAGGCCATCGAGCGCTCCGCCTGTCCGACCTGCGGCTCGTGCTCGGGCATGTTCACCGCCAACTCGATGAACTGCCTGACCGAGGCGCTCGGCCTGTCGCTGCCCGGCAACGGCACCACGCTCGCCACCCATGCCGACCGCGAGCGCCTGTTCCGCGAAGCCGGCCGCCGCATCGTCGATCTCGCCCGTCGCTGCTACGAAGGGGACGACGCCTCGGTGCTGCCGCGCTCCATCGCCAGCTTCGAGGCGTTCGAGAACGCGATGAGCCTGGACGTGGCGATGGGCGGCTCGACCAACACCGTGCTGCACCTGCTGGCGGCGGCACGCGAGGCCGGCGTCGATTTCACGATGAAGGACATCGACCGCATCAGCCGCCGCGTGCCCTGCCTGTGCAAGGTGGCGCCGGCGGTGCCCGACGTGCACATCGAGGACGTGCACCGCGCCGGCGGCATCATGTCCATCCTCGGCGAACTCGACCGCGCCGGCCTGCTGCACACCGACGTGCCGACGGTGCACAGCGCGTCGATGGCCGAGGCGCTGGCGAAGTGGGACATCAAGCGCACCTCCGACGAGACCGTGCATACCTTCTTCCGCGCCGCGCCCGGCGGCGTGCCGACCCAGGTCGCCTTCAGCCAGGACCGGCGCTGGAAGGAACTCGACGCCGACCGCGAGGCGGGCGTCATCCGCACCAGGGAACACGCCTTCACCGCCGACGGCGGCCTCGCGGTGCTGTACGGCAACATCGCCGAGAAGGGCTGCATCGTGAAGACGGCCGGCGTGGACGAGTCGATCTGGACATTCACCGGCAAGGCGCGGGTGTACGAGAGCCAGGAAGACGCGGTCGACGGCATCCTGGGCGAGCAGGTGCAGGCCGGCGACGTGGTGGTGATCCGCTACGAGGGCCCGAAGGGCGGCCCCGGCATGCAGGAGATGCTCTACCCCACGTCCTACCTGAAGAGCCGCGGCCTGGGCGCGCAGTGCGCGCTGCTCACCGACGGCCGCTTCTCCGGCGGCACGTCCGGCCTGTCGATCGGCCACGCCTCGCCCGAGGCGGCCTGCGGCGGCGCCATTGCGCTCGTCGAGGATGGCGACACGATCGAGATCGACATCCCCAACCGCCGCATCCACCTGGAGGTCGGCGAGGAAGAACTCGCCCGCCGGCGCGCTGCGATGGAAGCCAGGGGCCGTGCGGCATGGAGGCCGGCCAGGCGCGAACGCGCGGTGTCGGCGGCGCTGCAGGCTTACGCGGCGCTCACCACCTCGGCCGACACCGGCGCGGTGCGCGACGTGACCCAGGTCCAGCGCTGA
- a CDS encoding cell division protein ZapA — MATDYLDIVLLGKEYRVSCPPENKEALQAAVSYVDGKLVELADKTHASGERLAVMTALNIAHEFLMYQRGGGFDIAGAKRRIGLMKARLDGVLAQQEKLF; from the coding sequence GTGGCGACCGATTACCTCGACATCGTTCTGCTGGGCAAGGAATACCGCGTCTCCTGCCCGCCCGAGAACAAGGAAGCGCTCCAGGCCGCGGTGTCCTACGTGGACGGCAAGCTCGTCGAACTGGCCGACAAAACGCATGCATCGGGCGAGCGTCTCGCCGTCATGACGGCGCTCAACATCGCCCATGAATTCCTCATGTACCAGCGCGGCGGCGGGTTTGACATAGCAGGCGCGAAGCGTAGAATCGGACTCATGAAAGCGCGCCTCGACGGGGTGCTGGCCCAGCAGGAAAAACTCTTTTGA
- a CDS encoding fused MFS/spermidine synthase, with translation MASAERHGASMPSPRLLFALVFVEGYASLGAEILALRRLLPFLGSSITVTAPTIGFFLLALALGYQAGGRVGQDFLPRVRVNFLVAAALIAIGMAGPVVDALFAHLRPAWLAYLVFVGGVLCPVAWLLGQTVPILTNLLRHERAGARSGAALYWSTLGSFLGSLSLSLLVMQWLGVSAAILVCAALLLAPVPFLPAATGRPAWPGNGLGGALGAAALAANLWLPQQIETAYATYRVEAVELPGMHEPRVFWINNSLASLMDGGEPPRYTRYIERLRTLLLDEMGFRGRRILVLGAGGFTLSHREPANDYTYVDIDPAIRELAEREFLREPVRGRFIAADARRYVADTAERYDAIVVDAYSALTSVPAHLVTQEFWSATRRALAPGGVTFINLILDQRLATPYARKLLGTIQSVYGPCAVEPLFRDRQQGNVLVQCFAGPVPDGEPAYRDERNPSDLDLLRSR, from the coding sequence ATGGCGTCCGCTGAGCGCCACGGCGCGTCGATGCCCTCACCCCGCCTGCTCTTCGCGCTGGTGTTCGTCGAGGGCTATGCCTCGCTCGGCGCCGAGATCCTGGCCCTGCGCCGGCTGCTTCCCTTCCTCGGCAGTTCGATCACCGTCACCGCGCCGACGATCGGTTTCTTCCTCCTCGCACTCGCGCTCGGCTACCAGGCCGGCGGCCGCGTGGGGCAGGATTTCCTGCCGCGGGTGCGCGTCAATTTCCTCGTTGCGGCGGCACTGATCGCGATCGGCATGGCCGGACCGGTCGTGGACGCGCTGTTCGCCCATCTGCGCCCGGCCTGGCTCGCCTATCTGGTCTTCGTCGGCGGTGTGCTGTGCCCGGTCGCCTGGCTGCTGGGCCAGACGGTGCCGATACTCACCAACCTGCTGCGCCACGAACGCGCCGGTGCGCGCAGCGGCGCGGCGCTGTACTGGTCCACGCTGGGTTCCTTTCTCGGCTCGCTGTCGCTCTCGCTGCTGGTGATGCAGTGGCTGGGCGTGTCCGCGGCGATTCTCGTCTGCGCGGCGCTGCTGCTCGCGCCGGTGCCTTTCCTGCCCGCCGCCACGGGGCGGCCGGCGTGGCCGGGCAACGGGCTGGGCGGTGCGCTCGGCGCGGCGGCGCTCGCCGCCAACCTGTGGCTGCCGCAGCAGATCGAAACCGCCTACGCCACCTACCGGGTGGAGGCGGTGGAACTGCCCGGCATGCACGAGCCGCGCGTGTTCTGGATCAACAACTCCCTCGCCTCGCTGATGGACGGCGGCGAGCCGCCGCGCTACACGCGCTACATCGAGCGCCTGCGCACCCTGCTGCTGGACGAGATGGGTTTTCGCGGTCGCCGCATCCTGGTGCTCGGCGCGGGCGGCTTCACGCTGTCGCACCGGGAGCCGGCCAACGACTACACCTATGTGGACATCGACCCGGCCATCCGCGAACTGGCCGAGCGCGAGTTCCTGCGCGAGCCGGTGCGCGGCCGCTTCATCGCCGCCGATGCCCGCCGCTACGTGGCCGACACCGCCGAACGCTACGACGCCATCGTGGTGGATGCCTACAGCGCGCTGACCAGCGTGCCCGCCCACCTGGTCACGCAGGAGTTCTGGAGCGCGACGCGGCGTGCGCTCGCGCCCGGCGGGGTGACGTTCATCAACCTCATCCTCGACCAGCGGCTGGCCACGCCCTATGCGCGCAAGCTGCTCGGCACCATCCAGTCGGTGTATGGGCCCTGCGCGGTCGAACCCTTGTTCCGCGACCGGCAGCAGGGCAATGTGCTGGTGCAGTGCTTCGCCGGGCCGGTACCGGACGGCGAGCCGGCCTACCGCGACGAGCGCAATCCGTCCGACCTCGACCTGCTGCGCTCGCGCTAG
- a CDS encoding YceH family protein, which produces MEARNPLPAPTSEAAAPNEGFDLDPVEIRALGVLVEKAFVTPDAYPLSINAIVAGCNQLTAREPVMSVAEAEAQAAIDSLMARKLVSRRDQAGARVAKYEHLVRVRHSLPPAEQAVLATLMLRGAQTAGEIRQRCERLHRFDDIAAVEAVLEHLAEKFPPMVATLPRAPGTKEVRHAHLLGGTALLEEMAEAQSVGGGAAGRSRIAELEDEVARLRSEIEALRRDFDTFRQQFD; this is translated from the coding sequence ATGGAAGCCCGCAATCCGCTGCCCGCGCCGACATCGGAAGCCGCCGCCCCGAACGAGGGTTTCGACCTCGATCCGGTAGAGATCCGCGCGCTCGGCGTACTGGTCGAAAAAGCCTTCGTCACGCCCGACGCCTATCCGCTGTCGATCAACGCCATCGTCGCCGGCTGCAACCAGCTCACCGCGCGCGAACCGGTGATGTCGGTCGCGGAAGCCGAGGCCCAGGCCGCGATCGACAGCCTGATGGCGCGCAAGCTGGTGTCGCGGCGCGACCAGGCCGGCGCCCGGGTGGCCAAGTACGAGCATCTGGTGCGGGTGCGCCATTCGCTGCCGCCCGCCGAGCAGGCGGTGCTGGCGACGCTGATGCTGCGCGGCGCCCAGACTGCGGGCGAGATCCGCCAGCGCTGCGAGCGGCTGCACCGTTTCGACGACATCGCGGCGGTCGAGGCGGTGCTCGAACACCTCGCCGAGAAGTTCCCGCCCATGGTCGCGACCCTGCCGCGCGCCCCGGGCACCAAGGAGGTGCGCCATGCGCATCTGCTCGGCGGCACTGCGCTGCTCGAGGAGATGGCGGAGGCGCAGTCCGTCGGTGGCGGCGCGGCCGGGCGCAGCCGCATCGCCGAGCTGGAAGACGAGGTCGCGCGCCTGCGCAGCGAAATCGAGGCGCTGCGCCGCGACTTCGACACCTTCCGCCAGCAGTTCGACTGA
- a CDS encoding c-type cytochrome: MTPSPRPQSPRASPPAAPRRRRWLSWRLIVWLPWIAILIAALYAAARFLPDEAVTYDDPVQHFKYGSTGGERESGFPYWIWQALPRVCAEHLPGGGRDADAAAEAGHAARGTADYAAFGLIYEEGRDLPIGVSKRRHLGLDRVFLNCAACHTSTVRDAPDAAPRIIAGMPAHRFDIRAFETFFFNCAAGPRFSREFIVPEIERLAGGLGPIDRYLVYPVAIALMRERLLMLRGRFAFVFEQPEWGPGRVDTFNSAKVLFNFPMKQLPAHELLGASDFPSIWNQRKRMARDDGQRMELHWDGNNTHTEERNKSAAFGTGTTPPTIDLAAIGRVEGWLLDAAPPPFPYPIDHGLAARGAPLYAERCAACHGTGGSDFRGARVGHVTPIADIGTDRARLDSYTRDLAVNQATLYAGYPHRFQHFRKTRGYANMPLDGIWLRAPYLHNGSVPTLRDLLEPASARPAKFARGNDIYDPARVGFACALPAGPAQAAAAGLFAYDTTLPGNGNAGHEGHVYGTDLPAADKDALVEYLKTF, encoded by the coding sequence ATGACTCCGTCCCCCCGCCCCCAATCGCCGCGAGCCTCGCCGCCGGCCGCGCCGCGCAGGCGGCGCTGGCTGTCGTGGCGCCTCATCGTCTGGCTGCCGTGGATCGCGATCCTGATCGCCGCGCTGTATGCGGCCGCGCGCTTCCTGCCGGACGAAGCGGTCACCTACGACGACCCCGTCCAGCACTTCAAGTACGGCTCCACCGGGGGCGAGCGCGAGTCGGGCTTTCCGTACTGGATCTGGCAGGCCCTGCCGCGGGTGTGCGCCGAACACCTGCCGGGCGGCGGGCGCGATGCCGACGCGGCAGCGGAGGCGGGACATGCCGCGCGCGGCACGGCGGACTACGCCGCGTTCGGCCTGATCTACGAGGAAGGCCGCGACCTGCCGATCGGCGTATCGAAGCGGCGCCACCTCGGGCTGGACCGCGTGTTCCTGAACTGCGCCGCCTGCCACACCAGCACCGTGCGCGATGCGCCGGACGCCGCGCCGCGCATCATCGCCGGCATGCCGGCGCACCGCTTCGACATCCGTGCCTTCGAGACCTTCTTCTTCAACTGCGCCGCCGGCCCCCGGTTCTCGCGCGAATTCATCGTGCCCGAGATCGAGCGCCTCGCCGGCGGCCTGGGCCCGATCGACCGCTACCTGGTATACCCGGTGGCGATCGCCCTGATGCGCGAACGCCTGCTGATGCTGCGCGGCCGCTTCGCCTTCGTGTTCGAGCAGCCGGAATGGGGCCCGGGGCGGGTCGACACCTTCAACTCGGCCAAGGTGCTGTTCAACTTCCCGATGAAGCAGTTGCCGGCGCACGAACTGCTCGGCGCGTCGGATTTCCCCTCGATCTGGAACCAGAGAAAGCGCATGGCGCGCGACGACGGCCAGCGCATGGAACTGCACTGGGACGGCAACAACACCCATACCGAGGAACGCAACAAGAGCGCCGCGTTCGGCACCGGCACCACGCCGCCCACCATAGACCTCGCCGCGATCGGCCGCGTGGAAGGCTGGCTGCTGGATGCGGCGCCGCCGCCCTTCCCCTACCCGATCGACCACGGGCTTGCCGCGCGCGGCGCGCCGCTGTACGCCGAACGCTGCGCCGCCTGCCACGGCACCGGCGGCAGCGACTTCCGCGGCGCGAGGGTCGGCCATGTGACGCCGATCGCCGACATCGGCACCGACCGCGCGCGGCTGGATTCCTACACCCGCGACCTCGCGGTGAACCAGGCCACCCTGTACGCCGGCTATCCGCACCGCTTCCAGCATTTCCGCAAGACCCGGGGCTACGCCAACATGCCGCTCGACGGCATCTGGCTGCGCGCGCCCTACCTGCACAACGGCTCGGTGCCCACGCTGCGCGACCTGCTCGAACCCGCATCCGCACGCCCGGCGAAGTTCGCGCGCGGCAACGACATCTACGACCCGGCGCGCGTGGGCTTCGCCTGCGCCCTGCCCGCCGGCCCGGCGCAGGCCGCCGCCGCGGGCCTGTTCGCCTACGACACCACCCTCCCCGGCAACGGCAACGCCGGCCACGAAGGCCACGTCTACGGCACCGACCTGCCCGCCGCCGACAAGGATGCGCTGGTCGAATACCTGAAGACCTTCTAG
- a CDS encoding ATP-dependent helicase, whose translation MNASAHPSAPPSSGRTDSAAMPWLASLNAAQREAVEFGGGEGGVAGPLLVIAGAGSGKTSTLAHRVAHLIAGGADPARILLLTFSRRAADEMGRRVQRLLGQLAATHPWLAHAELNWSGTFHGIGARLLREYAGRIGLDVAFTIHDREDSADLLNLVRHEQGFSEKSRRFPLKGTCLAIYSAAVNTRAPLAEVLQASFPWCAEWEDELKRLFRAYVQAKQAQQVLDYDDLLLYWAQMMAEPELAQEVGALFEHVLVDEYQDTNHLQAAILLAMKPDGRGLTVVGDDAQAIYAFRGATVRNILDFPAAFEPPARIVTLEQNYRSTQPILAAANAVIALAAERYAKDLRSDRGSSQRPRLVSVKDDAEQAAYVVEQALARREDGLRLRQQAVLFRASSYSARLEMELTRRNIPFVKFGGLRFLEAAHVKDVLALLRWAENPRDRIAGFRAVQLLAGIGPKTAGRVLDNVCAAPDGCALLAEQPVPDGAREGWLAFAALIDRLAGRDGGPAPWPAGFELACRWYEAQMPRLYEDAPVRLPDIQQLARIAATYPGRRQFLTELTLDPPSATSGEPGMPLVDEDYLILSTMHSAKGQEWSAVSVLNVVDGCIPSDIATRNGAEIEEERRLLYVAMTRARDHLDLILPQRFYVSQQQGLGDRHVYAGRSRFIPNRLLEHFEQITWPLPPPGLRGTPASRQAAVDLAAKMRDMWR comes from the coding sequence ATGAACGCATCCGCCCATCCGTCCGCTCCGCCGTCGTCCGGGCGGACCGATTCCGCCGCCATGCCGTGGCTGGCGAGCCTCAATGCCGCCCAGCGCGAGGCGGTCGAGTTCGGCGGCGGCGAAGGCGGTGTGGCCGGGCCGCTGCTGGTGATCGCCGGCGCGGGCTCGGGCAAGACCAGCACGCTGGCGCATCGCGTCGCCCATCTGATCGCCGGCGGTGCGGACCCCGCGCGCATCCTGCTGCTGACCTTCTCGCGCCGCGCCGCCGACGAGATGGGCCGCCGCGTGCAGCGCCTGCTGGGGCAGCTCGCGGCGACCCACCCGTGGCTCGCCCATGCCGAACTGAACTGGTCCGGCACCTTCCACGGCATCGGCGCGCGGCTCCTGCGCGAGTACGCCGGCCGCATCGGGCTGGACGTGGCGTTCACCATCCACGATCGCGAGGATTCGGCCGACCTGCTGAACCTGGTCCGGCATGAGCAGGGCTTCTCCGAAAAGAGCCGCCGCTTTCCGCTGAAGGGAACCTGCCTCGCGATCTATTCCGCTGCGGTGAACACCCGCGCGCCGCTGGCCGAGGTGCTGCAGGCTTCCTTCCCCTGGTGCGCCGAATGGGAGGATGAACTGAAACGGCTGTTCCGCGCCTACGTCCAGGCCAAGCAGGCGCAGCAGGTGCTCGACTACGACGACCTGCTGCTCTACTGGGCGCAGATGATGGCCGAGCCCGAACTGGCGCAGGAGGTCGGCGCGCTGTTCGAGCACGTGCTGGTGGACGAATACCAGGACACCAACCATCTGCAGGCCGCGATCCTGCTGGCGATGAAGCCCGATGGCCGGGGCCTGACCGTGGTCGGCGACGACGCCCAGGCCATCTACGCCTTCCGCGGCGCCACGGTGCGCAACATCCTGGATTTTCCCGCTGCGTTCGAGCCGCCGGCGCGCATCGTCACGCTGGAGCAGAACTACCGCTCGACGCAGCCCATCCTCGCCGCCGCCAACGCGGTGATCGCGCTCGCCGCCGAGCGCTACGCCAAGGACCTGCGCTCCGACCGCGGCTCATCGCAGCGGCCGCGCCTGGTATCGGTGAAGGACGACGCGGAACAGGCCGCCTACGTGGTCGAGCAGGCGCTCGCGCGCCGGGAGGACGGGCTGCGGCTCAGGCAGCAGGCGGTGCTGTTCCGGGCTTCCAGCTACAGTGCGCGCCTGGAAATGGAACTGACGCGGCGCAACATCCCGTTCGTGAAGTTCGGCGGGCTCAGGTTTCTCGAGGCCGCCCACGTCAAGGACGTGCTCGCGCTGCTGCGCTGGGCGGAAAACCCGCGCGACCGCATCGCCGGCTTTCGCGCCGTCCAGTTGCTGGCCGGCATCGGGCCGAAGACGGCGGGGCGGGTGCTCGACAACGTCTGCGCCGCGCCCGACGGCTGCGCGCTGCTCGCCGAGCAGCCGGTGCCCGACGGCGCGCGCGAGGGCTGGCTGGCGTTCGCCGCGCTGATCGACCGCCTCGCCGGCCGCGACGGCGGCCCGGCACCGTGGCCGGCCGGATTCGAACTCGCCTGCCGCTGGTACGAGGCGCAGATGCCGCGCCTGTACGAGGACGCCCCGGTGCGCCTGCCCGACATCCAGCAACTCGCGCGCATCGCCGCCACCTATCCCGGCCGCCGGCAGTTCCTGACCGAACTCACGCTCGATCCCCCCAGCGCCACCAGCGGCGAGCCCGGCATGCCGCTGGTCGACGAGGACTACCTGATCCTGTCGACGATGCATTCGGCCAAGGGACAGGAGTGGAGCGCGGTGAGCGTGCTGAACGTGGTCGACGGCTGCATTCCGTCCGACATCGCCACCCGCAACGGCGCCGAGATCGAGGAGGAGCGCCGCCTCCTGTACGTGGCGATGACCCGCGCCAGGGACCACCTCGATCTCATCCTGCCGCAGCGCTTCTACGTCTCGCAGCAGCAGGGGCTGGGCGACCGCCACGTCTATGCCGGCCGCAGCCGTTTCATCCCGAACCGGCTGCTGGAGCATTTCGAGCAGATCACCTGGCCGCTGCCCCCGCCCGGCCTGCGGGGCACGCCGGCCTCGCGCCAGGCGGCGGTCGATCTCGCAGCGAAGATGCGCGACATGTGGCGCTGA
- a CDS encoding c-type cytochrome has translation MAALVALVLVLGAAGGAFAWYKFFREEPQPEWITNDPDMRFKYGSIGAERDAGIPYWIFYVLPRVFPDLLPGPGGYASFGVVWEEGQELPVGFSKKVAGFPRVANNCASCHVASYRTAPDAPPVLVPAGPNHTLNLWAFFRFLVDCAKDPRFNADNLMAEIRLVTGMSFVDRMLYRFLIIPVTKKRLLERERQFAWLYRADFPPWGRGRDDAMNLTKYFMIRWPMDDSLGPTDMPSIWNLGKYKPERGMRLNFAGDSHDPYSVIIDSALGLLGAPPKDNAEFLGHVKWIQDYVTAKRAPPYPFPIDAAQAERGKAVFDAACAACHASARTGTVVPLAEIGTSRDRIDTWNEKAAREANEVVRDMGIERPGLVEAPLTGYVAAFLDGIWLRAPYLHNGSVPSLRDLLLPPAERPATFWRGYDVYDPARAGFVSSGPEAERAGTRHDVAAKGGGNQGHAFGTDLPAADKDALVEYLKTL, from the coding sequence ATGGCCGCCCTCGTCGCGCTGGTGCTGGTGCTGGGCGCGGCGGGCGGCGCCTTCGCCTGGTACAAGTTCTTCCGCGAGGAGCCACAGCCGGAGTGGATCACGAACGATCCGGACATGCGCTTCAAGTACGGCTCGATCGGCGCCGAGCGCGACGCCGGCATTCCGTACTGGATCTTCTACGTGCTGCCGCGGGTGTTCCCCGACCTGCTGCCGGGACCGGGCGGCTACGCCTCCTTCGGGGTGGTGTGGGAGGAAGGGCAGGAGTTGCCGGTGGGCTTCTCGAAAAAGGTGGCGGGCTTCCCGCGCGTGGCCAACAACTGCGCGTCCTGCCACGTCGCCAGCTACCGCACCGCGCCCGACGCGCCGCCGGTGCTGGTGCCCGCCGGGCCGAACCACACGCTGAACCTGTGGGCCTTCTTCCGCTTCCTGGTCGATTGCGCAAAGGATCCGCGCTTCAACGCCGACAACCTGATGGCGGAGATCCGCCTCGTCACCGGCATGTCCTTCGTCGACCGCATGCTCTACCGCTTCCTCATCATTCCGGTCACGAAGAAGCGCCTGCTCGAACGCGAACGCCAGTTCGCCTGGCTGTACCGCGCCGATTTCCCGCCCTGGGGCCGCGGCCGCGACGACGCGATGAACCTGACCAAGTACTTCATGATCCGCTGGCCGATGGACGACAGCCTGGGGCCGACCGACATGCCCTCGATCTGGAACCTGGGCAAGTACAAGCCCGAGCGGGGCATGCGCCTGAACTTCGCCGGCGACAGCCACGATCCGTATTCGGTGATCATCGATTCGGCGCTCGGCCTGCTCGGCGCGCCGCCCAAGGACAACGCCGAATTCCTCGGCCACGTCAAATGGATACAGGACTACGTCACCGCGAAACGCGCGCCGCCCTACCCCTTCCCGATCGACGCCGCCCAGGCCGAACGCGGCAAGGCGGTGTTCGACGCTGCCTGCGCTGCATGCCACGCCTCCGCGCGCACCGGCACCGTGGTGCCGCTGGCCGAGATCGGCACCAGCCGCGACCGCATCGACACTTGGAACGAGAAGGCCGCGCGCGAGGCGAACGAGGTCGTGCGCGACATGGGCATCGAGCGCCCGGGCCTGGTGGAGGCACCGCTCACCGGCTACGTCGCCGCCTTCCTGGACGGCATCTGGCTGCGTGCGCCCTATCTCCACAACGGCTCGGTGCCCTCGCTGCGCGACCTGCTGCTGCCGCCGGCCGAGCGCCCCGCAACGTTCTGGCGCGGCTACGACGTGTATGACCCGGCGCGGGCCGGCTTCGTCAGCAGCGGCCCCGAGGCCGAACGCGCCGGCACCCGCCACGACGTCGCAGCCAAGGGCGGCGGCAACCAGGGCCATGCCTTCGGCACCGATCTGCCGGCGGCCGACAAGGACGCACTCGTCGAATACCTGAAGACTTTGTAG
- a CDS encoding tetratricopeptide repeat protein produces the protein MRVPAHLALCLLLAACAQPPQKETARICDSAGCVERPRDYVSPEVAQASQPEDDGRAAALQSLAERDPRAAYDLALRYFRGDGVRQDSYQALTWMRSAAERGHLQAQKALGRFYLSGLEEMGPDPAEAEKWLTIAAGRGDKESAKLKAEASAARKSDDAERRFRQHWRPLVYDYWYRGYPYLGLWRDGNWYYR, from the coding sequence ATGAGAGTTCCAGCCCATCTCGCTCTGTGCCTGCTGCTCGCGGCCTGCGCGCAGCCGCCGCAAAAGGAGACCGCCCGCATCTGCGATTCCGCGGGATGCGTGGAACGTCCCCGCGACTACGTCAGCCCCGAGGTCGCGCAGGCGTCGCAGCCGGAGGACGACGGCCGGGCCGCCGCATTGCAGTCGCTCGCGGAGCGGGATCCGCGTGCGGCCTACGATCTCGCGCTGCGCTATTTCCGCGGCGACGGCGTGCGCCAGGACAGCTACCAGGCCCTGACCTGGATGCGCTCCGCTGCCGAGCGCGGGCATCTCCAGGCGCAGAAGGCGCTCGGCCGCTTCTACCTGTCCGGGCTGGAGGAAATGGGGCCGGATCCCGCAGAGGCGGAGAAATGGCTCACGATCGCGGCGGGCCGGGGTGACAAGGAATCCGCCAAGCTGAAGGCCGAAGCCAGCGCCGCGCGCAAGTCGGACGATGCCGAACGGCGCTTCCGCCAGCACTGGCGGCCGCTGGTGTATGACTACTGGTACCGGGGCTACCCCTATCTCGGTCTGTGGCGCGACGGCAACTGGTACTACCGTTAG